The Acidobacteriota bacterium genome contains a region encoding:
- a CDS encoding DUF6526 family protein, giving the protein MAQKTPQTFENHARVVPTYHYVAFPLFAINFFFALYQAVVHFSWPNLMGLGLAIALVVLFFLARIMAMTVQDRVIRLEERMRMRELLPADLKPRINEFTVKQLVALRFAGDAELPDLARQVLDGTLTSQKAIKQAVKNWRADYQRA; this is encoded by the coding sequence ATGGCTCAGAAGACTCCACAGACGTTCGAGAATCACGCCCGCGTCGTGCCCACGTACCACTACGTCGCGTTCCCGTTGTTCGCGATCAACTTCTTCTTCGCCCTGTACCAGGCTGTGGTTCACTTCAGCTGGCCCAACCTGATGGGGCTGGGGCTGGCGATCGCCCTCGTGGTGCTGTTCTTCCTGGCGCGGATCATGGCCATGACGGTGCAGGACCGCGTGATTCGCCTCGAAGAGCGGATGCGGATGCGGGAACTGCTGCCGGCGGACCTGAAACCCCGGATCAACGAGTTCACCGTCAAGCAGTTGGTGGCGCTCAGATTCGCCGGCGACGCTGAGTTACCCGACCTGGCCCGGCAGGTCCTCGACGGAACGCTGACCAGTCAAAAGGCCATCAAGCAGGCCGTCAAGAACTGGCGGGCGGACTACCAGCGGGCCTGA
- a CDS encoding RluA family pseudouridine synthase, translating to MDEWIVESADAGMRLDQWLAGRTEAGSRSRASRWLAGGKVYVNGQPVEPAARADRVIAGQRVSVWMDRPGSAKPADRSVADVRHLLTVVHQDEAIVVLDKPVGLLVEPLPGRAGEENTLLDLLADYYHHERRSRSYVVHRIDRDTSGLVLFARTASARDALKDQFERRTPERVYQAVVIGRPVPAEGVWRDTLAWDASSLRQRQAHGRDARGKDAEARYRVIEQFAEAAVVEVTLVTGKRNQIRVQAAMRGHALLGERQYRFGAPPETPSLPRINRQALHAWKLGFVHPTTGRRVHYTSPLPEDLETLLRALRKKK from the coding sequence ATGGATGAATGGATCGTCGAGAGCGCGGATGCCGGGATGCGGCTGGACCAGTGGCTGGCCGGCCGGACCGAGGCCGGCTCTCGAAGCCGGGCGTCGCGCTGGCTTGCCGGCGGCAAAGTGTACGTCAACGGACAGCCGGTCGAGCCAGCCGCCCGCGCCGATCGAGTCATCGCCGGTCAGCGTGTCAGCGTGTGGATGGATCGTCCGGGCTCGGCGAAACCGGCTGACCGCTCGGTGGCCGACGTGCGTCACCTGCTCACCGTGGTTCATCAGGACGAGGCCATCGTCGTTCTTGACAAGCCAGTGGGCCTGCTGGTCGAACCGCTGCCGGGCCGCGCCGGTGAGGAGAACACGCTGCTTGATTTGCTCGCGGACTACTACCACCACGAGCGGCGCTCGCGCTCGTATGTCGTGCATCGCATCGATCGCGACACCAGTGGTCTGGTTCTGTTCGCGCGGACCGCATCGGCGCGCGACGCCTTGAAGGACCAGTTCGAACGGCGCACGCCTGAGCGGGTGTACCAAGCCGTGGTGATTGGCCGGCCTGTGCCCGCCGAGGGCGTCTGGCGAGACACGCTCGCGTGGGACGCTTCGTCGTTGCGGCAGCGCCAGGCGCACGGGCGTGACGCGCGCGGGAAGGACGCCGAGGCGCGGTACCGCGTGATCGAACAGTTCGCGGAGGCGGCCGTGGTCGAGGTGACGCTCGTCACCGGCAAGCGCAATCAGATCCGCGTGCAGGCCGCGATGCGAGGCCACGCGCTGCTTGGCGAGCGCCAGTACCGTTTTGGAGCGCCGCCCGAGACGCCCAGCCTGCCCCGCATCAATCGCCAGGCACTCCACGCCTGGAAGCTCGGCTTCGTGCATCCGACGACTGGCCGGCGCGTCCACTACACGTCACCGCTGCCCGAAGACCTCGAGACCCTGCTCCGCGCGTTGCGCAAGAAAAAGTAG
- a CDS encoding amino acid carrier protein, whose amino-acid sequence MPEAVWSAIFRASDLMRGAIVGASDFVWGPWSTPIGPIPGPLMILLILTGLFLTFRTGFVQVRRFPEALRTIVPKASAGAAGALSPFQAFMTALAASIGTGNIAGVATAIVMGGPGALFWIWAYGFVAMAIKFAEAVLGMTFRVAHQTGSSSGPMYYLRDGLKSRWLAGTFALVAGVAALVTTPFTQPNSMAVVLKSQFAIPTWMSGVAIAVLTWLVIIGGVGAIGRAAAKLSPLKVTLYLAGGLFVIVSHISQLPGVLILVFQDAFSFRAAAGSSVGLGIMVAMRYGLARGIYANEAGYGTAAVAYGTARSKTPTQQGLNAVIEVFVVSFVTSSISALTILVSGVAQQSIAAFKQGGRGLESTALVAAAFNTTLPVAGGWIVAFCAFLFGYTTLIGWAYYGEQFFEYLFGKRIATPYRWAYCLLIPLGATLSVETVWAWGDLMNGLQVFPNLIGLVGLSAVVAAAARARLGDAGK is encoded by the coding sequence ATGCCTGAAGCCGTTTGGAGTGCCATCTTCCGGGCCAGCGATCTCATGCGGGGCGCCATCGTCGGGGCCAGCGATTTCGTCTGGGGACCCTGGAGTACTCCGATCGGCCCGATTCCCGGGCCGCTGATGATCCTGCTGATCCTGACGGGCCTGTTCCTGACATTTCGGACCGGGTTCGTTCAGGTGAGACGGTTCCCTGAAGCCCTTCGCACAATCGTGCCGAAGGCCAGCGCGGGAGCGGCCGGAGCCCTCTCGCCGTTCCAGGCGTTCATGACGGCGCTCGCGGCGTCGATCGGCACCGGCAACATCGCGGGCGTGGCGACGGCGATCGTCATGGGCGGCCCAGGGGCATTGTTCTGGATCTGGGCGTACGGCTTCGTGGCGATGGCGATCAAGTTTGCCGAGGCGGTGCTCGGAATGACCTTTCGCGTCGCGCACCAGACCGGCAGTTCGTCAGGTCCGATGTACTACCTGCGCGACGGATTGAAATCGCGCTGGCTGGCCGGGACGTTTGCGCTGGTGGCGGGCGTCGCGGCGCTCGTCACGACCCCCTTTACGCAGCCGAATTCGATGGCGGTCGTCCTCAAGAGCCAGTTCGCAATTCCGACGTGGATGTCGGGCGTCGCCATCGCCGTACTGACGTGGCTCGTGATCATCGGCGGTGTCGGCGCCATCGGACGTGCCGCCGCGAAACTGTCGCCGCTGAAGGTGACGCTCTATCTGGCGGGCGGCCTGTTCGTCATCGTCAGCCACATCTCGCAACTGCCCGGCGTCCTGATCCTCGTGTTCCAGGATGCGTTCTCGTTCCGGGCGGCGGCTGGCAGCAGCGTCGGCCTTGGCATCATGGTGGCCATGCGGTACGGACTCGCGCGCGGCATCTACGCCAACGAGGCCGGCTATGGCACGGCGGCTGTGGCGTACGGCACCGCCCGCAGCAAGACGCCGACGCAGCAGGGACTGAATGCCGTCATCGAAGTCTTCGTCGTGTCGTTCGTCACCTCGTCTATCAGCGCCTTGACGATTCTCGTGAGCGGCGTGGCGCAGCAGTCGATTGCCGCCTTCAAACAGGGGGGTAGAGGATTGGAGAGCACGGCGCTGGTGGCGGCGGCGTTCAACACGACGCTCCCCGTCGCCGGCGGATGGATTGTGGCGTTCTGCGCGTTCCTGTTTGGCTACACAACACTGATTGGATGGGCCTACTACGGAGAGCAGTTCTTCGAGTACCTGTTTGGCAAGCGCATCGCCACCCCGTATCGCTGGGCGTACTGTCTCCTGATTCCGCTCGGAGCGACGTTGAGCGTGGAAACGGTGTGGGCGTGGGGCGATCTGATGAATGGCCTGCAGGTGTTTCCCAACCTGATCGGGCTGGTGGGACTGAGCGCCGTGGTCGCTGCGGCGGCTCGCGCGAGACTCGGCGACGCAGGCAAGTAG
- the thrC gene encoding threonine synthase — MRLASTSGRAPHVSFVEGLLEGLAPDGGLYLPTELPHFGVDQLQSWRELPFGGLAVVLAQRLLDGEFAPRVIERLVADALDFPVPVVQLEERLFALELFHGPTLAFKDFGARFMARLFGHALAERGGHATILVATSGDTGSAVARGFAGVSGVRVVVLYPAGKVSPFQEAQMATIGGNVDALRVPGTFDDCQRLVKAAFRDPALSALHLSSANSINIGRLLPQSFYYVAGYLAVAGASGQPVVFSVPSGNLGNLTAGVLAARMGVPIARFIAATNVNDVLPEFLATSVYRARPSIVTISNAMDVGDPSNFARLLHLSDGSVDTMRQFVRGERVTEPETRDAIRRAYARSGVVLDPHGAVAYAAARTYLASTDEHHPVIALLTAHPAKFGGAIRAELGFEPQLPEQERDWLSLPLLATDLADTRFDTFRRWLGASTRNDG, encoded by the coding sequence ATGCGGCTGGCGAGCACGAGCGGCCGCGCGCCGCACGTCAGCTTTGTCGAAGGACTCCTCGAAGGCCTCGCGCCCGATGGCGGGCTGTACCTTCCAACCGAGTTGCCGCACTTCGGTGTCGACCAGCTTCAGTCGTGGCGGGAGTTGCCGTTCGGCGGTCTCGCGGTCGTGCTCGCGCAGCGACTGCTGGATGGGGAATTCGCGCCGCGCGTGATTGAGCGCCTGGTGGCCGATGCGCTCGACTTCCCCGTTCCCGTCGTCCAGTTGGAAGAACGGCTGTTCGCGCTCGAGCTGTTCCACGGCCCGACGCTCGCCTTCAAGGACTTCGGCGCGAGATTCATGGCCAGGCTGTTCGGACACGCGCTGGCCGAGCGCGGCGGGCACGCGACAATCCTGGTCGCGACTTCAGGCGACACGGGAAGCGCGGTCGCCCGTGGATTCGCGGGCGTGTCGGGGGTGCGGGTGGTGGTCCTCTATCCGGCCGGCAAGGTGTCGCCCTTCCAGGAAGCGCAGATGGCGACGATCGGCGGCAATGTGGACGCGCTGCGGGTGCCCGGCACGTTCGACGACTGTCAGCGCCTGGTGAAGGCGGCCTTTCGCGATCCGGCACTTTCGGCGCTCCACCTGTCGTCGGCCAACTCCATCAACATCGGACGCCTGCTGCCCCAGAGCTTCTACTACGTGGCAGGCTATCTGGCGGTCGCCGGCGCATCGGGCCAGCCGGTGGTGTTCTCGGTGCCGTCAGGCAACCTGGGAAACCTGACGGCCGGAGTGCTTGCAGCCAGGATGGGTGTGCCGATCGCACGCTTCATCGCTGCCACCAACGTCAATGACGTGCTGCCCGAGTTCCTCGCGACCAGCGTCTATCGTGCACGACCATCTATCGTCACGATATCGAATGCGATGGATGTCGGCGATCCCAGCAATTTTGCGCGTCTGCTCCACTTGAGTGATGGCTCAGTCGACACGATGCGGCAGTTCGTGCGCGGCGAGCGCGTCACCGAACCCGAGACCCGGGACGCGATTCGACGGGCGTACGCTCGGTCCGGCGTGGTGCTCGACCCGCACGGCGCGGTCGCCTATGCCGCCGCCAGGACGTACCTCGCCTCGACGGACGAACACCACCCGGTCATCGCGCTGCTGACGGCCCACCCGGCCAAGTTCGGCGGCGCGATTCGCGCCGAACTGGGGTTTGAGCCGCAACTCCCTGAACAGGAACGGGATTGGCTCTCCCTGCCGCTCCTGGCGACGGATCTCGCCGACACCCGGTTCGACACGTTCCGTCGATGGCTTGGTGCTTCGACTCGCAACGACGGTTGA
- a CDS encoding homoserine kinase, producing MSHIRVFAPATVSNVGPGFDVLGFAMHRPGDTVRLELREEPGVELVEVTGDNGKLPTDAAANSAGVAAAAVLARVAVRRQVPGIRLWLQKGLPLASGLGSSGASAAAAAVAANIILGRPLSPLEIVACAMEGERAASGSAHPDNVAPSVLGGFVLIRSCDPLDIVSLPVPDGLFVAVVHPHCEVSTARARALLQEQRFLLPDIVANAGNLAALVAALYQQDLALLGRSIVDRLVEPVRAELIPGFDAVRRAARDHGALGCSISGSGPSVFAFAGEADVAARVAQAMRSAFGDAAGLGSDAWTGPISAEGARVID from the coding sequence ATGTCACACATCCGAGTGTTTGCCCCGGCGACCGTGTCGAACGTCGGTCCCGGTTTCGACGTGCTGGGCTTTGCGATGCACCGGCCTGGCGATACGGTCCGTTTGGAGCTGCGCGAAGAGCCCGGTGTCGAACTGGTCGAGGTCACCGGCGACAACGGAAAGCTGCCCACGGACGCGGCAGCAAACAGCGCTGGCGTGGCGGCGGCGGCCGTGCTGGCGCGGGTCGCGGTCCGCCGGCAAGTGCCCGGCATCCGGCTGTGGCTGCAGAAAGGCCTTCCGCTTGCCAGCGGACTGGGCAGCTCGGGAGCGTCGGCCGCGGCGGCCGCTGTTGCCGCCAATATCATCCTCGGCCGGCCGCTCTCACCTCTCGAGATCGTGGCCTGCGCAATGGAGGGCGAGCGCGCGGCGTCCGGGTCCGCACATCCCGACAACGTCGCCCCGTCGGTGCTGGGTGGGTTCGTCCTCATCCGGAGCTGCGATCCGCTCGACATCGTCTCGCTGCCGGTGCCCGATGGGCTGTTCGTGGCGGTGGTGCATCCGCACTGCGAAGTCTCCACGGCGCGCGCCCGTGCTCTGCTTCAGGAACAGCGGTTCCTGCTCCCCGACATCGTCGCGAACGCGGGCAACCTCGCCGCCCTCGTGGCGGCGCTGTATCAACAGGACCTGGCGTTGCTGGGGCGATCGATTGTGGACCGGCTGGTCGAACCGGTGCGCGCCGAGCTGATTCCCGGCTTTGACGCCGTGCGGCGTGCCGCGCGCGATCACGGGGCGCTCGGGTGTTCGATCTCGGGCTCGGGTCCATCCGTCTTTGCGTTTGCGGGAGAAGCCGACGTGGCGGCCCGGGTGGCGCAGGCCATGCGATCGGCCTTCGGCGACGCGGCGGGGCTCGGCAGCGACGCATGGACCGGCCCGATCAGCGCCGAGGGCGCCAGGGTGATTGACTGA
- a CDS encoding TerC family protein, which yields MMLLEWLATPQTWIALATLTALEIVLGVDNVIFISILASKLRQAQRSRARRLGLFLAMFMRIGLLFSLVWMIRLTHPLFTLLGRDFAGRDLILIGGGLFLLAKSTSEIHDKLEGEEGHSSARVAPSFAGVIVQVMLLDIVFSLDSVITAVGMANDLGVMVAAVVLAVGVMMWSADAISGFVDRHPTVKILALSFLLLIGVSLVADGFQQHIPKGYIYFAMAFSVFVEMINLRLHARTRPVELRHSYAGEKSGGKPA from the coding sequence ATGATGCTTCTCGAATGGCTGGCGACCCCTCAAACCTGGATCGCCCTGGCGACGCTGACCGCGCTCGAGATCGTGCTCGGCGTCGACAACGTGATCTTTATCTCGATTCTTGCCAGCAAGCTCCGCCAGGCTCAGCGCTCGCGTGCCCGGCGCCTCGGACTGTTTCTGGCCATGTTCATGCGCATCGGCCTCTTGTTCTCGCTGGTCTGGATGATCCGCCTCACCCACCCGCTCTTCACGCTGCTCGGCCGGGATTTCGCGGGGCGCGATCTGATCCTGATCGGCGGCGGGCTCTTCCTGCTCGCCAAGTCGACGTCCGAAATCCACGACAAGCTCGAAGGGGAGGAAGGGCACAGTTCGGCGCGAGTCGCCCCGTCATTCGCCGGCGTCATCGTCCAGGTGATGCTCCTCGACATCGTGTTCTCGCTCGATTCGGTGATTACCGCCGTCGGCATGGCCAACGACCTGGGCGTGATGGTCGCCGCCGTCGTGCTGGCGGTCGGCGTGATGATGTGGTCGGCGGATGCGATCAGCGGTTTCGTCGATCGCCACCCGACGGTGAAGATCCTCGCCTTGAGCTTCCTGCTGCTGATCGGCGTGTCGCTCGTGGCGGACGGATTCCAGCAGCACATCCCGAAGGGATACATCTACTTCGCGATGGCGTTCTCGGTCTTCGTCGAGATGATCAATCTGCGGCTGCACGCCCGGACACGTCCGGTCGAGCTCAGACACTCGTACGCCGGAGAGAAGAGCGGCGGCAAGCCGGCGTAG
- a CDS encoding DUF86 domain-containing protein, translated as MSFEPRDYLRHILVEAEYLIDRSASLSFEAFMADETVRRAFVRSLEIIGEAAKRVPDDFLATHPTVEWRAMAGMRDRLIHDYFGVDFELVWDVVQTRVPELRHQLVSILKA; from the coding sequence ATGTCCTTCGAGCCGCGTGACTACCTCCGCCACATTCTCGTAGAAGCCGAATACCTCATCGACCGGAGCGCGAGCTTGTCATTCGAGGCCTTCATGGCCGACGAGACCGTGCGTCGGGCATTCGTTCGGAGTCTTGAGATCATTGGCGAGGCCGCGAAGAGGGTGCCTGACGACTTTCTGGCGACCCATCCAACGGTTGAGTGGCGCGCCATGGCCGGGATGCGGGACCGCCTGATTCACGACTACTTCGGTGTCGACTTCGAATTGGTGTGGGATGTCGTTCAGACGCGCGTCCCCGAATTGCGGCACCAGCTGGTATCAATACTCAAGGCCTGA
- a CDS encoding nucleotidyltransferase domain-containing protein, with the protein MQSPVLNREQAVERLAACEREIRALGVARLALFGSVLLGQAQAHSDVDLLVQFAPGAKSYTRFLALSELLEAHLGRRVELVTTEALSPFLGPRILSEAQDVLRAA; encoded by the coding sequence ATGCAATCGCCGGTTCTCAACCGTGAGCAGGCCGTTGAACGGCTAGCGGCATGCGAGCGGGAGATTCGGGCCTTGGGCGTGGCTCGACTCGCCCTGTTTGGCTCGGTCCTGCTGGGCCAGGCGCAAGCTCACAGCGATGTGGATCTCCTGGTCCAGTTCGCACCGGGGGCGAAATCATACACTCGGTTTCTCGCTCTTTCCGAACTTCTTGAAGCGCATCTCGGGCGGCGCGTCGAGCTTGTGACCACCGAGGCCCTATCCCCGTTCCTCGGTCCTCGAATCTTGTCGGAAGCGCAAGATGTCCTTCGAGCCGCGTGA
- a CDS encoding DUF2207 domain-containing protein codes for MTSRRLVGSVALVLAVLIPRGSAEAAKPYSAERFSVRLSVESGGSMVVTETVRFAFGPDRFTYVFRELPTRKIDRLTVLSVDMDAVALTPGKQAGQYEVRRQDGGRRRITWHFAPVTGSSHEFTLVYRVDGVVEQQSQSDVLRWIVLPDKHEYPITCAELEVEYPESAGLIGLAEFNPAAAELTVDARPLRARRCGFGKDDDWMITLRFAPRSIATDTPGWQRNSMQTWKTAPLFLGIAGLVLFGGLFGFIMFALNHRVATPADRQARQTVPPDRLPVALAGTLVGTRDGISWANAIGTLFDLARRGVLQIKVPDDATWLNRRDCAIVLQDRPRGLREHERTLLDILFTTRKGPRDTVRFSQLSRSFASGGWKRFTRAVTAELRQEGLLDAEREHTKTGAMRVGLALLIAAVVGFGVGVIFVNRIGGFVLTIPGALAVAGLTGLIVGSALTPLSDKGLQRARLWKAYSRHLKAVSKGQSTDVPTGQLESLLPMAAAFGVALAWAKRLDKQGALGVPAWFQALAREDGRPNTAALVEMLSLASTAGAHVAAGAGGAAAAGAAGGGSSGAG; via the coding sequence ATGACATCCCGCCGTCTTGTCGGTTCCGTCGCGCTCGTCCTCGCCGTTCTCATCCCACGAGGGTCTGCTGAGGCGGCCAAGCCCTATTCCGCGGAGCGCTTCTCCGTCAGGCTTTCGGTCGAATCGGGCGGTTCGATGGTCGTGACAGAGACGGTTCGCTTCGCGTTCGGACCCGATCGGTTCACGTATGTGTTCCGGGAATTGCCCACACGGAAGATCGATCGGCTCACGGTGCTGTCGGTCGACATGGACGCTGTCGCGCTCACGCCCGGGAAGCAGGCCGGTCAGTACGAGGTCAGGAGGCAGGATGGCGGACGCCGGCGCATTACATGGCACTTCGCCCCGGTCACCGGTTCGAGCCATGAATTCACGCTGGTCTACCGTGTCGATGGTGTGGTCGAGCAGCAGAGTCAGTCTGACGTGCTGCGCTGGATCGTCCTGCCAGATAAGCATGAGTACCCGATCACCTGCGCCGAACTCGAGGTGGAGTACCCGGAGTCGGCGGGATTGATCGGGCTGGCCGAGTTCAACCCGGCGGCGGCGGAGTTGACGGTGGACGCCCGTCCGCTCCGGGCTCGTCGATGCGGGTTCGGCAAAGACGACGACTGGATGATCACGCTGCGGTTTGCTCCGCGCAGCATCGCGACCGACACGCCGGGCTGGCAGCGGAACAGCATGCAGACGTGGAAGACGGCGCCGTTGTTCCTCGGCATCGCAGGGCTCGTGCTCTTCGGCGGTCTGTTCGGGTTCATCATGTTCGCACTGAACCATCGCGTCGCCACACCTGCCGACAGACAGGCACGCCAGACGGTGCCACCCGACAGACTCCCGGTGGCGCTGGCCGGGACGCTGGTCGGCACCCGTGATGGTATCTCGTGGGCAAACGCGATCGGCACACTGTTCGACCTGGCGCGCCGGGGCGTGCTGCAGATCAAGGTGCCCGACGACGCCACGTGGCTCAACCGGCGCGACTGCGCGATTGTGCTGCAGGACCGGCCGCGCGGTCTGCGCGAACACGAACGCACACTGCTCGACATCCTGTTTACGACCCGGAAGGGTCCGCGCGACACGGTGCGATTCTCGCAACTTTCGCGATCGTTCGCGTCAGGCGGCTGGAAACGATTCACGCGGGCCGTGACCGCGGAGCTTCGCCAGGAAGGCCTGCTCGACGCAGAACGCGAGCACACGAAGACGGGAGCGATGCGTGTGGGTCTGGCCCTCCTCATCGCGGCGGTCGTCGGGTTTGGCGTGGGGGTGATCTTTGTCAATCGGATCGGCGGGTTCGTGCTCACGATTCCCGGGGCGTTGGCAGTGGCCGGCCTGACGGGCCTCATCGTCGGAAGCGCGCTGACGCCGCTTTCGGACAAGGGGCTGCAGCGCGCACGGCTGTGGAAAGCGTACAGCCGGCATCTCAAGGCGGTCTCCAAGGGACAGAGCACGGATGTGCCCACCGGACAGCTTGAATCGCTGCTGCCGATGGCGGCGGCGTTCGGTGTCGCGCTGGCTTGGGCGAAACGCCTCGACAAGCAGGGAGCGCTCGGCGTGCCCGCCTGGTTCCAGGCGCTGGCGCGGGAAGATGGACGTCCGAACACGGCGGCGCTCGTGGAGATGCTGTCGCTCGCCAGCACGGCGGGCGCCCACGTGGCCGCCGGGGCCGGTGGTGCGGCCGCCGCGGGGGCTGCTGGCGGTGGCTCCAGCGGTGCGGGCTGA
- a CDS encoding efflux RND transporter periplasmic adaptor subunit: MATNTPSLNDLRIDDRSRDGGHGRIAVWILLLVVIGAAGAAAWYYFLKAPRPVPVRVAAAVEAAGSAAGGNPSVLNASGYVTARRRATVSSKVTGKVVEVHVEEGMAVKQGQVLARLDDATYRRYLELAEAELGVARRNAAESEVRLKQAEVTLGRTRALLKDGIVGQADLDRDESEVNAIKARLDLYREQVIVSERQVAVRRNDLDDTVIRAPFSGVAISKDAQPGEMVSPVSAGGGFTRTGISTIVDMASLEIEVDVNESYINRVTPGQRVEATIDAYPDWKIPAHVITMVPTADRQKATVLVRIGFETIDPRILPDMGVKVAFLGAPQPVDARSTPRVTIPKIAIRSDQGQDIVFVVVGDHVERRAIRQSPSQGDTASVVAGLTAGDRVVIEGPPDLLDGRKVEIR, translated from the coding sequence ATGGCAACCAACACACCATCACTCAATGATCTGCGCATCGATGATCGCTCGCGTGACGGCGGTCACGGCCGGATCGCGGTCTGGATTCTGCTGCTCGTCGTCATCGGCGCTGCCGGCGCGGCGGCGTGGTACTACTTCCTCAAGGCGCCGCGTCCGGTTCCCGTGCGCGTGGCGGCGGCGGTCGAGGCCGCCGGGTCGGCGGCCGGGGGCAATCCCTCGGTGCTCAACGCTTCGGGTTACGTGACGGCGCGGCGGCGCGCGACAGTGTCGTCGAAAGTGACCGGCAAGGTCGTCGAGGTGCACGTCGAGGAGGGCATGGCTGTCAAGCAGGGCCAGGTGCTCGCGCGGCTCGACGATGCCACGTATCGGCGGTATCTGGAGTTGGCCGAAGCCGAACTGGGAGTGGCCCGCCGCAACGCCGCGGAATCCGAAGTCCGCCTCAAACAGGCCGAGGTGACGCTGGGCCGCACCCGCGCGCTCCTCAAGGATGGCATCGTCGGCCAGGCCGATCTGGATCGGGACGAATCCGAAGTCAATGCGATCAAGGCCCGTCTTGATCTGTACCGCGAGCAGGTGATCGTCTCGGAGCGGCAGGTGGCGGTGCGGCGCAACGATCTCGATGACACCGTGATTCGGGCGCCGTTTTCCGGCGTCGCCATCTCGAAGGACGCGCAGCCCGGCGAGATGGTGTCGCCCGTGTCCGCGGGCGGGGGATTCACGCGTACCGGCATTTCGACCATCGTCGACATGGCCTCGCTGGAGATCGAAGTCGATGTCAACGAAAGCTACATCAACCGCGTCACGCCGGGGCAGCGTGTCGAGGCTACCATCGACGCGTATCCGGACTGGAAGATCCCGGCGCACGTGATCACGATGGTGCCCACCGCTGATCGCCAGAAAGCCACCGTACTCGTGCGCATCGGGTTCGAGACGATCGACCCGCGCATCCTGCCCGACATGGGCGTCAAGGTCGCGTTTCTGGGCGCGCCGCAGCCGGTCGATGCCCGCAGCACGCCGCGCGTGACGATTCCCAAGATTGCCATCCGGAGCGACCAGGGGCAGGACATTGTGTTCGTGGTCGTCGGCGATCACGTTGAGCGCCGGGCGATTCGCCAGAGCCCGTCCCAGGGCGATACGGCATCGGTGGTCGCCGGTCTGACAGCCGGCGATCGGGTGGTCATCGAAGGCCCGCCCGATCTGCTGGACGGCCGGAAGGTCGAGATTCGGTAG